Proteins encoded in a region of the Luteitalea sp. genome:
- a CDS encoding acryloyl-CoA reductase, producing the protein MPDSFPAFVAEERDGRVAGRIDRLTLDQLPPGDVTIEVEYSSLNFKDALAATGRNRIAASYPHVPGIDAAGTVVESSDPGVRPGDPVIVTAYEFGAGRFGGYACYARVPHEWVVRRPSSLSAFDAMAIGTAGYTAAMALLAIQHNGTRPSDGPIIVTGATGGVGCLAIDLFAAAGYEVAASTGKPTLHDWLRRLGASELLSRDEAAIPAGAEVRHLMRTRWAAAVDNVGGATLDYLLRTVKPYGNVALCGLVGGSTFRGTVMPFLLRGVNLLGIDSGHVPIVERQALWDRLATDLRPRHLHDIARRIALADLPDVIASMLGGEVHGRFVVAIEAERGHEDLR; encoded by the coding sequence ATGCCCGACTCGTTTCCTGCGTTCGTTGCCGAAGAACGTGACGGCCGCGTCGCTGGACGCATCGATCGGCTCACGCTCGACCAGCTGCCGCCTGGCGACGTGACGATCGAGGTCGAGTACTCCTCGCTCAACTTCAAGGATGCCCTGGCCGCGACCGGCCGGAATAGGATCGCTGCAAGCTATCCCCACGTTCCCGGAATCGACGCTGCAGGCACGGTGGTCGAGAGCAGCGATCCCGGCGTCCGTCCCGGCGATCCGGTGATCGTGACGGCGTACGAGTTCGGCGCCGGACGCTTCGGTGGGTACGCTTGCTACGCCCGCGTTCCGCACGAGTGGGTCGTCCGCCGCCCCTCGTCTCTGTCGGCGTTCGACGCAATGGCGATCGGTACCGCCGGGTACACTGCCGCCATGGCCTTGCTGGCCATCCAACACAACGGCACCAGGCCATCTGATGGCCCGATCATCGTCACCGGTGCCACCGGCGGTGTAGGATGTCTTGCGATCGATCTGTTTGCTGCGGCAGGCTACGAAGTGGCCGCGAGCACCGGCAAGCCGACGTTGCACGACTGGCTCCGGCGGCTGGGCGCCAGTGAGCTACTGAGCCGCGACGAGGCGGCCATCCCAGCAGGCGCCGAGGTGCGTCATCTGATGCGGACGCGTTGGGCCGCCGCGGTGGACAATGTTGGCGGCGCTACGCTCGACTATCTGCTGCGAACCGTCAAGCCATACGGCAACGTAGCTCTGTGCGGTCTCGTCGGTGGATCGACCTTCCGTGGCACGGTCATGCCCTTTCTACTCCGTGGCGTCAATCTGCTCGGCATCGACTCTGGTCACGTGCCGATCGTCGAGCGTCAGGCGCTCTGGGATCGCCTGGCGACGGATCTGCGGCCGCGCCATCTGCACGACATCGCGCGACGCATTGCGCTCGCTGACTTGCCCGACGTGATTGCATCCATGCTGGGCGGCGAAGTGCATGGGCGGTTCGTCGTTGCCATCGAGGCTGAGCGAGGCCACGAGGATCTGCGGTGA
- a CDS encoding RraA family protein has protein sequence MKLTASSKYCTVLLAGYCLALPSPLRAQTVPKDQLIAMTAEWEGPRFPDGRPNVADDVLKRMEHVTIEEAWATLRGAKYTTQFEDGDEFEQGRWEIMRPDQAIVGRALTATYAPARPDVQQYIDQQGKQAERSGPPNTWPIDMLQPGDVYVADGFGKIADGTLIGDRLGNAIYANSGNGVVFDGSARDLEGLQEIEGFNAFLRGWHPSYIQNMMLVGLNTPTRIGSVTAMPGDVVLAKREGVVFIPAHLAEQVVNESERTRVRDAFAHAMVANGTYTAGQMDTKWTEEIQKNFVGWVQSNGQRLQDELGVARETIDALVQGQP, from the coding sequence ATGAAGCTCACTGCATCCTCCAAGTACTGCACAGTCTTGCTGGCTGGTTATTGTCTGGCTCTGCCAAGCCCCTTGCGAGCCCAAACCGTTCCCAAGGACCAGCTCATCGCGATGACCGCGGAATGGGAAGGGCCTCGCTTTCCCGACGGTCGTCCGAACGTGGCGGACGACGTCCTGAAGCGTATGGAGCACGTGACGATCGAAGAAGCGTGGGCGACCCTTCGCGGAGCGAAGTACACCACCCAGTTCGAGGACGGCGACGAGTTCGAGCAAGGCCGCTGGGAGATCATGCGTCCAGATCAGGCGATTGTCGGCCGGGCCTTGACCGCCACTTATGCTCCCGCGCGCCCGGATGTCCAGCAATACATCGATCAACAAGGGAAGCAGGCTGAACGATCGGGGCCACCGAACACGTGGCCTATTGACATGCTCCAACCAGGCGACGTGTACGTCGCGGACGGCTTCGGGAAGATCGCAGACGGAACCCTCATTGGCGACCGATTGGGCAACGCGATCTACGCCAACTCAGGGAATGGCGTTGTCTTCGACGGCTCTGCGAGAGACCTGGAGGGGCTGCAAGAGATCGAGGGCTTCAACGCGTTCTTGCGAGGATGGCACCCTTCCTATATCCAGAACATGATGTTGGTCGGTCTCAACACCCCGACTCGCATTGGATCAGTGACGGCCATGCCGGGCGACGTGGTGCTTGCCAAGCGAGAAGGCGTGGTGTTCATCCCTGCTCACCTGGCTGAGCAGGTGGTCAACGAATCAGAGCGAACCAGAGTCCGAGACGCGTTTGCCCACGCCATGGTGGCCAACGGCACGTATACAGCGGGGCAGATGGATACGAAATGGACGGAGGAGATTCAGAAGAATTTCGTGGGCTGGGTCCAATCCAACGGTCAGCGTCTTCAGGACGAGCTCGGCGTCGCCCGCGAAACGATTGATGCCTTGGTGCAAGGGCAACCGTAA
- a CDS encoding aminotransferase class I/II-fold pyridoxal phosphate-dependent enzyme, whose product MKVDLNRRTFMAAVAAGSAALSGRRAVAGDASTPAMLGGTPVRREPFPSWPVADERETEALERVLRSGHWFRGSGDEVSRFEAEYAKLTGARHCLATANGTSALITALQALGVGPGDEVIVPPYTFIATVNVVLLAHALPVFVDTDIETFQIDAAKIEAAITDRTRAIVPVHLGGASADLDTILVAARTRGIPVVEDACQSHLAEWRGRKVGTYGRAGCFSFQASKNLNAGEGGAVLTDDGELIETCYAFHNNSRGRKVTGQDFSYRGAGANLRLTEFQAALLTAQMTRLEAQAHTRDENGAYLTSLLRDIPGIAPARMYEGCTRNAYHLYMFRYDPAQFAGLLRAAFLEALAAEGIPASGGYTPLNKEPFLAATLTGRGYRTIYSAKQIAELEERNRCPQNDRLCREAVWLTQNMLLGRRSDMDQIAEAIRKVQRHAARLATP is encoded by the coding sequence ATGAAGGTCGATCTCAATCGTCGGACGTTCATGGCTGCGGTCGCCGCAGGCAGCGCGGCGCTCTCGGGGCGTCGCGCGGTGGCGGGCGACGCTTCGACGCCGGCAATGCTTGGTGGAACGCCGGTGCGACGTGAGCCGTTCCCATCTTGGCCCGTGGCGGACGAGCGCGAGACCGAGGCTCTCGAGAGAGTCCTTCGCAGCGGCCACTGGTTCCGCGGCAGCGGTGATGAAGTCAGTCGCTTCGAGGCGGAGTACGCAAAGCTGACCGGAGCGCGACATTGTCTGGCCACGGCCAACGGCACCAGCGCTTTGATTACCGCGCTTCAGGCGCTCGGAGTGGGGCCTGGCGACGAGGTGATCGTGCCGCCGTACACGTTCATCGCGACCGTCAACGTGGTGCTCTTGGCGCACGCGCTGCCTGTGTTCGTGGACACCGATATCGAGACCTTCCAAATCGATGCGGCCAAGATCGAAGCCGCCATCACCGATCGAACGCGCGCCATCGTCCCCGTTCACCTCGGCGGCGCGTCGGCCGACCTGGACACGATTCTCGTGGCCGCGCGCACCCGCGGCATCCCGGTCGTTGAAGATGCCTGCCAGTCGCACCTTGCCGAGTGGAGAGGCCGCAAGGTCGGTACGTACGGTCGCGCGGGCTGCTTCAGCTTCCAGGCGAGCAAGAACCTCAACGCGGGCGAGGGTGGAGCGGTGCTCACTGACGATGGCGAGCTCATCGAGACGTGCTATGCCTTCCACAACAACAGTCGCGGACGGAAGGTGACCGGGCAGGACTTCTCGTATCGGGGAGCGGGAGCGAATCTCCGGCTGACCGAGTTCCAGGCGGCCCTCCTCACGGCCCAGATGACGCGATTGGAGGCCCAGGCGCACACTCGTGACGAGAACGGTGCATACCTTACAAGCCTCTTGAGAGACATTCCTGGAATCGCGCCGGCACGTATGTACGAGGGTTGTACGAGAAACGCTTATCACCTCTACATGTTTCGGTATGACCCGGCGCAGTTCGCTGGACTGCTGCGCGCCGCGTTCCTCGAGGCGCTGGCGGCCGAAGGGATACCGGCGTCAGGCGGATACACGCCGCTGAACAAGGAGCCATTTCTTGCCGCGACCTTGACCGGGCGCGGCTATCGGACGATCTATTCGGCCAAGCAGATCGCCGAGCTCGAAGAGCGCAACCGGTGTCCGCAGAACGACCGCTTGTGCCGCGAGGCGGTCTGGCTCACGCAGAACATGCTGCTCGGCCGGCGCAGCGACATGGATCAGATTGCCGAGGCGATTCGGAAGGTGCAGCGACATGCGGCACGGCTCGCCACGCCGTAG